The sequence ATTATTGCAGATCTGGCAAAATATGACCTCAGATCCTTACGCCATTGCATATCTGCCGGTGAGCCATTAAATCCGGAGGTAATCAGAATATGGCAGGAAGAGACAGATCTACCAATCTACGAAGGGTATGGACAGAGTGAAACCTGTTGTTGTGTAGCAACCTTCCCCTGTATGAAACACAAACCAGGTTCAATGGGCAAACCATCACCAGGATGGAATATTGAGCTTCATGATGAGGATGGAAAACCGGTCCCTCAAGGAACTGAAGGCCGAATTGGTATCAACCTAAACCCCCGGCCTGTCGGTCTTTTTGTCGAATACCTGGATAATCCGGAAGCCAATGCAGAGGTTTTTAAAAATGGATTTTACTACACCGGTGATAAGGCTTACATGGACGAGGACGGCTATTTCTGGTTTGTTGGAAGAGATGATGATGTAATTAAGAGTTCCGGGTATCGTATCGGACCGTTTGAAGTCGAAAGCGCTCTCCAGGAACATCCGTCAGTTCAGGAATCCGCGGTGGTAGGATCTCCAGATCCCATCAGAGGAATGATAATCAAGGCATTTGTAGTTTTGAAATCCGGATATGAACCCTCTGATCAACTTGTCCGCGATATTCAAAAACATGTAAAGAAAGTTACCGCTCCCTATAAGTATCCCCGGATTATAGAATTCGTAGAAGAACTCCCCAAAACGCTTTCAGGAAAGATTAAGCGTGGAGAATTGCGTGAACGTGAACTCCGGAGATACCAGGAGTCATAATTTTTTTCACAATCAATTCCGAATCCTTATTATTGAAGAACACTAATCTGTATAAGCACGATTGTCCCTGATTACCAATGATCGTGTAGTATAGTAATATTGGTTTCATTGAGCGAGGATCGCCGAGCCAGGTCAAAGGCGTTAGGTTCAGGGCCTAATCCCGTAGGGGTTCGCCGGTTCAAATCCGGCTCCTCGCATTATAATTACATATTGTTCACTATTTTGTATTATTTTCACATATCAAAAACCAGTTGATATTACGTCAGTGAATGAAACAGGTACACACCACTTGGAACAAACATTTCAAACCTTGCTCCGCTTCCAGGTTCACCAGTCTCCCTGATTGTTATTCTGGTAAGATTTAGAATTTCTTTTACAAGAAACATCCCAAGACCGGTATGTTTTCCAAATCCTCTATCAAATATTCGTGATTTTACATCCAGAGAGATACCCACTCCATTGTCCTCCCAAACGATAACAAGTCCTAACTCAGTCTCATAAGTGGATATTTTTATTTCTGTTACATGTTCTCCATGTCTGATGGAATTATCAAGGAGATTATGAAAGACTTTTCCAAACATTGGATCTGCATAGATGAGAACATCCTGAATATGCACCGTACATGAAATTGACGGAGGGAATGATGCATATGGTATGACAGAATCTAGTTCAATCCATTGAGGTTCCTGAGTCCCTAAGTCTTCATACACCCGGGTGAATTCAATCTGGTTTTGAATTTCTTTTGTCGTAGATTTCATTTTACTCAGATATTCTGACAGAAGAGGATCGGTATTATCAATCTCAATGAGGTCTAGATACCCGTAGATAATCGAAATTTTATTTAATATGTCATGTCGAGTAATGCTTGTAAGAAGACTGAGCTGACGGCTTATCCGGTGAAGATTTGATGAATAATGTTTGAGCTCCTGAGCATGATGTTCCCGTTCTTTTTCATATTCTTTCCGCTCAGTGATATCAATAAGGAGGAGGAGAGTTGCTGACTGGTTATTGAACTGAATCTTTCTCCCTTTCATGATCACCGTTTTTCGGATTCCTTCCTGTGTGAGAATTTCAATCTCATATACAGGAAATACACCAGAATTATTCTCATTGGAGAACGGGTGGTAGATAATATCTCTTGATTCTTCAGCTATAAGTTGAAAAACTGGCTTTCCGACCATAGATTCTGCGTTTTGTCCCAAAACATATGTTGTTGCCGGATTAATGTATAATATTTCCTTATTGAGCCCATATACAATAATATAGTCAGGAAGGTTTTCAACAAGATCACGGAATTGTTTTTCACTATTCAATAATTT comes from Methanospirillum hungatei and encodes:
- a CDS encoding CHASE4 domain-containing protein, producing the protein MDVQKISIGLFVAILSIFLILVSIFFSSVILTSYADLEKQYLEKDLLQTINKLNDELLNMASTASDWGPWDDTVHYVQGNDPQYKTSNLQPVTFENLNLNLIVFTNKTGDIVYAGAYDLQSDEMVSPPLLFSNRIDNTNPLMNMSDIYTVTKGIIMLPEGPLLVVSQPIVYSDYSGTAQGVVIMGRYLNVEEISRLRNLTRPSLTFKQIDDPSLSKELVSTIRKHRNQSIGFIQVQNEDLISGYSLLYDIYGKEILVLQITEPRNIYHQGLNTTIQVLIIIFVGSLFLALSYLILQNQIVLKRMRSIAFQVSEIGQSGITTDPVFISGNDELSQLAEEINGMLDTIQKTQSKLLNSEKQFRDLVENLPDYIIVYGLNKEILYINPATTYVLGQNAESMVGKPVFQLIAEESRDIIYHPFSNENNSGVFPVYEIEILTQEGIRKTVIMKGRKIQFNNQSATLLLLIDITERKEYEKEREHHAQELKHYSSNLHRISRQLSLLTSITRHDILNKISIIYGYLDLIEIDNTDPLLSEYLSKMKSTTKEIQNQIEFTRVYEDLGTQEPQWIELDSVIPYASFPPSISCTVHIQDVLIYADPMFGKVFHNLLDNSIRHGEHVTEIKISTYETELGLVIVWEDNGVGISLDVKSRIFDRGFGKHTGLGMFLVKEILNLTRITIRETGEPGSGARFEMFVPSGVYLFHSLT